TTGGGCAGACGCTGCCAAATATCAACCGCCCGATTGTCAGGGTGGGTGGTAACATTTCGGAAAATCGCACATTTTTTAGAGATACAGTCTACCTCATTGTAGGCTTTACGACTATTCCAGCAAACGTAACACTAACCATTCAGCCCGGCACAATTCTGCTCTCTGACTTTGAGTCAAAGGGTACACTGATTACGGAGCGTGGACGCGACGGAAGCCCAGCAGCACCTGGTGCAGCGCGCCGCAGCGGTCGAATTATTGCAAACGGCACCGCAACAGACCCAATTATTTTTACCTCCACACGCCCGAATGGTCAAAAGCGTCGCGGAGATGGAGGCGGAATTGTGTTGAATGGGTTAGCGCCCAACAACGGTCCCGGCGGTATTCTTGTCGGTGAAGGTAACACTGGTATTCATGGCGGGAATACACCAATGGATACCAGCGGCATTTTCCGCTATGTTCGCATTGAGTTTGGCGGCACAAAAATTACGCCCGACAACGAAGTAAATGGTTGGACCTTTAATAGCACAGGTGCTGGAACAGTTTGCGAATATCTGCAAGCCCACTTTATTGCGGATGACGGCTTCGAGTGGTTTGGTGGCACGGTCGACGGCAGATACTTGGTCGCAACAGGCGTCGACGACGATATGTTTGATATGGATAACTCCTACTGTGGTCGCTTGCAGTTCCTTGTCGGTGTTGAAGACCGTGCTTTGGCAAACCGTGGCTATGAGATTGACAACGATGCTACAGGCTCAACAGCTCGCTCTACACTTGGTGTCTTGACCTGTCCTACCGTCTACAATGTAACGCTCATCGGGGCGGGTGTGGCTCGAGCTGGAGATGACAACAACGACGGCATTTATGTGCGCCGTAACGCGCAAGGGCTGTTCTGGAATCACATCGTTGTGAACTTTGGCGGCTTTGGTTTCGTGGTAGATGGCTCTGCTTCTCGCGGTCAGTTTGACCGAGATTCACTCTTTGTTAGAAACTCTATTATGCTGAACCGTGGTCTCTTGCCACTGGGAACAGGCACGGCGAAAGTAGACTCACTAGTTGCTTGGGGAGCGTTCCGTGCGGGCACGCCAGCTGTTTATGATACCGCAGGCTTCTATGGCAGAGCAAATGCGTGGGGAGTTAGAACGGTCAACCCACAGCTTGTAGGCCTAACGAGCGCAATTCTTAACGGGACAGCCAATCCAATCAGTGGTCAGCCGCTCGACCTGCGTCCGCAAGCTGGCTCGCCTGCACTGACGGGCGGCGCAAGACCGCGTAACTTCTCGCGCTTCCCGGGCGACAATGCAAACTTCTTTGATACAACTGCCACATTCATTGGAGCATTCAACCAAACAACCAACTGGATGTCAGGCTGGACTGTATGGGCAACGAATGCAACGACCTTCAATCTTGTCTCGCGTGTCGTTGAAGAGAGAGCACTTGAGAGTCGCCCAACTCGCTTTGAACTCTCGCAAAACTATCCGAATCCATTTAACCCCACTACAAACATTCGTTTTAGCCTACCAAGCTCGGAAGTGGTAACGCTGAAAATCTATGACATCACAGGGCGAGAGGTCGCTACGCTCATTAACGGAGAGCGCCGTGCAGCAGGGGTCTATCAGCTTACCTACGATGCATCAGCCCTTGCTAGTGGCGTTTATCTCTATCGCTTGCAAGCAGGTTCATTTGTAGATACCAAAAAGATGACGCTAATCAAGTAAGCCTTCTTGCCACAACCCACTGGGGAGCGCAGCCTGAAAAATGGCTGCGCTCTTTGACTTTAAGAAGACTATGAACCGCTTTTCTGTCTGGTTTTTCATTCTAACTCTTACTTTTTTCGCTCTCTCGTGCCAAAAGGGAGAGCGAAGCACTCAGCAAGCTGACACGATTGACCCGAAGCGGCTGGCAATTTCTCACGATATGCCGCAGCTACCAAAGCCATACCCCTACCCTGAACCACTACCCGATAGCGTAAAGCAGCGTCAGCTCTCACATAGTGCTAGAACGCCTGAGGAACTTATTGATATTGCATTAGAAGCTTTGGCTAAGCGCGACACAGCGACGCTGAAAAACATTATGATTAACGAGTATGAATTTCGAAATTGGCTTTGGCCTGAATTTCCTGCCAGCTTGCCAGTGATGAATATCTCACCTGATTTTGCATGGCAAAACCTGCTCCAGAACTCTGAAAAAGGGTTGCGTCTTGCGCTGGAAAAATATGGCGGGAAAAAATTCTCATATGTCTCACATCGCTTCCTCAAAGGGCAGGACTACTACCAAACCTTCATCGTGCATACGCAAACGCGCGTTGTAATTGCAGACTCGTTAGGGCGACAGCGCGAGATGAAAGAGCTCGGTTCGTTCGTTGAAATGAACGGCCGCTATAAACTAATGAGCTACCGCGACAGGGACTGAAGTCTCATTCTCCTACGTGCAGCGTTGAAACGTATCACGCCGAAAAGCGATTTATAGCCGAAAAAACTAAGCAGGCAGCTTGAGGCAGGAACTTATCTGCCGCGCGCTACACGCACCTGCTCACAAATTCAGAGAAAACTTCACCAATGCAACTTTCGGCTTCACTGAGGCACGATGTCTGGCACGACCTCACCGACTCTGGTTCATATGAATGGTGGTATTTTGATGCCCTTGATGAAAGCCAGACTTACTCCTTTGTCGCGATTTGGTTCTCGGGCTTTCCCTTCTCACCGTATTATTTAAGGCGATATGTGCAGTCTCAGCGGTCTCAGCAAGCCTTGTGCGCCAACCCACTTGAGCATGTCGCATTCAGTTTCAACCTATATAAGCACGGCAGAGAAGTCATCAATTTCATCAAAGAAGGGGGAGCGGAGCTATTTTCTGCCTCGCGCAACGAACCGTTTGCTCGCTTTGAGCGCAATGTGTTTTATTTTGATGCAGAAAGCCAGACCTTCCACTTGAACCTAAATTTTGAGATGCCATTGCGGCGCAAAAAAGTGCGTGCGCAGCTCTGCTTTCATATTCGCCCAATTGAAGGCTTGCAGCAACTTTCTCGCTTTTCTTCTACCTCGCCGACACATGCTTGGGTGCTGGCGTCTCCCTCTAACGACGTAACAGGGGAACTACAAGTCTATGACGGCAAAACGTGGGAAATTATTTCCTTCAAGGGGCGAGGGTATCACGACCACAACTACGGACGCACGCCGATGAACACCGATATTGAGCATTGGTATTGGGGGCGCGCACATTCGCACGACTTTGATTTGGTCTACTACCTGACGACCTACCGAGATAGAGCGCACAAACCATTCAGCTTTCTTTTGCTCACACAAAATGAGCGCGTGCTGGCAATTGAAGATGACCTCGTTGCAACAGAACACGAGCATGCGCGGCGATTCTTTTCGCCACGCTACGGTCGCCGATTTTCCCTTACAAACGAGCGCCTCTCATTCGATATTGAGCACTTGCAAGCGCTAGATGCAGGGCCGTTCTACCTACGCTTCAATTCTAAGTTCACGCTCTGGCGCGAAGATGGGCATGCGATTGAGCTCTGTGGGATTTCTGAGTCATTACATCCGCAAAACCTAAACTCAGGTTTAGTGCGGCACCTTATCAAGAGCAAAATTTGGCGGGCAGGGAGACTGTCGGTGATGTACACACTCTACAACTTTTTTGCTCAGCTGTTTGAGGTCGGAACGAAAAAAATTCTGCCCGTTGTTCCAGAGACAGCCACGGACGAATGAAAAGTTTTCGCTATGTTCGCACACGGCTTTAACGCTGCAAGGCAACATTTCACCGCTGAGGCAGCAACGCAACTCTCAAATCACAAACCTTGAGGAGAACCTGAACAATGGCTCAAATTGTCAGAGGCGAATATGACCGCTCAAAGCGCCTTGCTGTAATTTCTGAGACTGACCAAGAGCGTCGTGAAGCGGTCGAGCAGGCACAAAAAGCTGTCCAAGAAGGCGCTGCAACAATGGGAACAGGTCGGCGCGATGTGCTGAACATTATCGTGGGGGCTTTGGCGACCGCATTTATCCTCCCTGTGCTCTATGTGATTGGTCGCTTCGTCGTTCCGCCTGAGCGCAAAAAGAAGGAGGAAACTTCTGTCGTGGTAGCAAAAACTTCAGACGTTCCACCTAATACAGGCAAAATCGTGCTCTTCAACAATCAGAAGCTGCTCCTGATGAATGTGGGAGGCGAGTATAAGGCTATCTCGGCTATCTGCACGCACCTGCAGTGCATTGTGCAGTGGAAACAAGATGAGCAAGTCGTCTGGTGCGCATGCCACAATGCCAAATACACCAGTGACGGCGAAAAAATCTCTGGCCCGCAGCCGGCAGGACTCGCCAAATATGTGGTAAAAGTTAAAGACGATAACATTGTGGTCGAAAAAGCATAACTCGCATAACTAAAAATTACTGAAGGGAGTAATCGCTATGGCAGAACTTGTCTCAACCAAGAATCCAACAACGCAGACTGCGGCAGCTGGCAGTGGTGCAGCCACTGCAAACGGTGCTTCTAAGGGATCTGGCTTGCAGGAGTGGCTCAATGTGCGCATTGGGTCAATGACCTATGCAATTGACTACCTTAGCAAAAAAGCTGTGCCAATTCACCGTCATTCTATCTGGTACTACTTCGGTGGACTCACGCTCTTCTTTTTCGTTATCCAAATCATTACCGGGTTGCTGCTCCTGCTTTACTACAAGCCCACCGAAAAGGAAGCATTTGACTCTTTCGTTTATATCCAAAAAGAGGTCGCCTTTGGTTGGCTGATTCGTCAGGTGCATAGCTGGTCAGCAAACCTGATGACACTGATGATGTTTATCCATATGTTCAGCGCATACTTTATGAAAGCCTATCGCAAACCACGCGAGCTGATGTGGCTAACAGGCTTTGTGCTGTGTCTTCTGACGCTGGGTTTAGGCTTTACAGGATACTTGCTCCCTTGGAATGAACTGGCCTTCTTTGCGACGCAAGTCGGCATCTCAATTCCAGGGACTATCGGCAGTATGCCGTTGATTGGTCAGTATATCGGACCGTTTGTAACGGAGATAACTGCCAAAGTTTTAGGCGCAGACATTGTGATGATTGATGGTAAGCCTATTCCGCAGGTAACAGGCGACACGCTGACGCGAATGTTTGGCTTCCATGTTGTCTTGCTGCCTGGCATTACCTTGCTGGTGCTCTCTGCGCATCTGCTCCTTGTGCAGACATTGGGCAACTCTGTGCCAATTGGTTACCGCGAGCGCGGTCTAGTCAAAGGCGAAGAGCCATTTTTCCCGAACTTCCTGATGAAAGACTTTATTGGCTGGATGATTGGTTTTGCCGTGCTCATTTTCCTTGCCGTAATGTTCCCATGGGAGATTGGCGTCAAGCTCGACCCAGTCAATTCTGCACCAAGCCCTGAAATTAAACCAGAATGGTATTTCTGGGCACAGTTCCAATTCCTAAAGCAAGTGCCGGGCTGGGTTGCCGCAATTTTCTTAGGTGCGGCAGTTGTTGTGTGGGCACTCGTGCCTTTTCTTGATAAGAAAGCCTCACGTGAAGAGAAAAGCCCCGCTTTCACCATCTTTGGTATCTTAACACTGGCATTTTTCCTCTTTGAGTCGTTCCTTGTCTACTACAACTATTCGCTCACGCACAAGCACGGACCTTGGTTCTAAATTCAGCAAGATGAGCAAAAAGAAGAGGCGGCTGAAAAAGCCGCCTTTTGCTTCACTGAAAGCGCTGTGAACCGTGCATTGCAGGGTTTATCACGCTTTGCTGCATTGACAGATTAATGTGGGAGAAGCTTTTCCGCTGCAATAGGCAATAAGCAATGCTGCCACAGCACATTTGCGTTTGAATGCTAAATACTTAATTTCGTCGAACCTACACGACCTTTTCAAACAAAGTAGCAGGGAGATTTTAACTATGGCTGAGCTGATTACAATTGAGCGCCATATTCTCGAGCAGCAGCGCAATTTTCCGGGCGCTAGCGGTGAGCTGACCCAACTGCTTTACGACATAACCTTTGCTGCCAAGTTAGTCCGCCGTGAAGTCATTCGCGCAGGACTGGTCGATATTCTGGGGTCTGCAGGCTCTACCAACATACAGGGCGAAGAAGTCAAAAAGCTGGACAAGTTCGCTCATGAGAAGTTCATTCAAGGGATTGGGCATCATGGACGTTTTGCGGTGATGGCATCTGAAGAAAGTGATGATATTATCATTCCGCCAGTAGAATCATCTGGCAAATATGTCCTGCTCTTTGACCCACTCGATGGTTCTTCAAACATTGATGCAAACGTAAGTGTCGGAACCATTTTCTCTATCTACAAACGCAAATCACCTGTAGGCACACCTGCAACCGTGCAAGACTGTCTGCAGCGTGGCTTAGAACAAGTCGCAGCCGGCTATGTGATTTATGGCTCTTCTGTAATGTTAGTCTATACGACAGGGCAAGGCGTGCACGGTTTTACCTTAGACCCGACGATTGGTGAGTTCCTACTGTCGCATCCCAACATCACGATTCCAAAGCGCGGCAAAATTTACTCAATTAACGAGGGCTACTACCGATATTTCTTTGACGGTATCAAGAAGTATATCAAATACCTTCAACAAGAAGACAAAGCCACCAATCGTCCCTATTCGGGGCGGTATATTGGTTCGCTGGTTGCAGATTTCCATCGCAATTTGCTCTACGGAGGGATTTTCATCTATCCGCGCACGAAAAAAGCGCCAGAGGGGAAACTTCGTTTGCTCTATGAAGCAAATCCACTGGCCTTTGTATGCGAGCAAGCTGGCGGACGCGCCACAGATGGATACAGACGCATTTTGGAAATCGTGCCTGAAAAGCTGCATCAGCGCACGCCACTCTTCATTGGCAGCGAAGAAGATGTCAAGATTGCGGAAGAATTTGAGCAAGGCTTGCGAGAAGTGGAGCACGACCGTGAGCTAATTCCAAGTATGCTGGCTGAAGTCTCACGTGCAGAATCGACGTTGCTACGCTGAGCAAATTTCTACAAAAAATCTGACAAGGCGTTTGACTTTTTGAGGTCAAACGCCTATTTTTGCGGGCTCTATTTGAAACGGATTTTACCAATGAAGCTAGACACACAGAGTTTTCGCACCTATTCAGCGAAGCCACTTGAAGTGCCTCGCAAATGGTATCTGGTGAATGCAGAGGGCAAGACTTTAGGACGACTGGTCTCTCGCATTGCTGCAATTTTGCGCGGCAAGCATAAGCCACAATTTACGCCGCATATTGATACGGGCGATTTTGTAGTGGTCATCAATGCTGAGAAAGTAAAACTAACAGGCTCAAAGCCGCAAAAGAAGTTGTATTACCATAACACGCTCTATCCGGGCGGCGCACGCTGGGAAAAATTTGCAGACATTCTGCAAAGGAAGCCCGAGCGCATTATTGAGGACGCCGTGTGGGGAATGCTGCCCAAGAACAACTTAGGGCGAAAAATCTATAAGAAGTTAAAAGTCTATGCAGGACCCAATCACCCACACGCAGCACAAAAACCTGAACCTCTTGAAATTTCGTAACGCATTTTATGCCTGAGATAATAGCAACCGTTGGGCGACGCAAAACGGCAGTTGCCCGTGCATTCGTGAAAGCAGGAAGCGGAAAGATTCTGATTAACGACCGTCCAATTGAGAATTACTTTCCCGTAGAGGAACAACGCAACGATGCCTTGAAACCACTGTCCGTAACGGATAATCTGGGCAAGTTTGACATCAAGGTGAATGTAAAGGGAGGAGGCGTAAGTGGTCAGGTTGGAGCGGTGCGCCTTGCAATTGCGCGCGCATTAGTCGAGTATGATGAAAATTTAAGGCCGACACTACGCAAGGACGGTTTACTGACACGCGACCCAAGAATGGTTGAGCGCAAAAAATACGGTCGCCGTAAAGCACGTCGCCGCTTCCAATTCTCGAAGCGCTAAGCCATCTGAGGCTAAGATGCGACAATCTGGATGCGGAAATTGATGCTCACACAACGCATACTTTGCTGAACCTTAGGGTTCAAAATCGCTCGGGGAGTGTTTAGCTGTTTCCGCTAAATCCCGACGATAGTGGCAAAGTAGAGGTTTAACTCAACCAAACACACTGAACTATGCCTAGACTTCAAATTGAAGACCTGCTCAAAGCCGGTGCGCACTTTGGTCATCTGACCCGCCGATGGAACCCCAAAATGAAGCCGTATATCTTTATGGAGAAGAACGGCATTCATATCATTGATTTGAAAAAGACTGTGCAGATGGCAGAAGATGCGCTGAATGCGGTAGAAGCAATTGCCAGCACTGGTAAAGATATTCTCTTTGTGGGCACAAAGAAGCAAGCCAAAGCGATTATCGCAGAGCAAGCGGAGCGCTGCGGAATGCCATACGTCTCAGAACGCTGGTTAGGGGGAATGCTCACAAACTTCTCGACGATTCGCCAAAGCATTCGCCGCCTCAATGCAATTGAGCGAATGGAAAATGACGGCACTTTCGACATTATCACCAAAAAAGAGCGCCTGATGCTTACGCGCGAAAAAGAAAAGCTGCTAAAGGTGCTGGGCGGCATTACAGAAATGACACGCTTGCCTGCTGCGCTGTATGTGGTCGATGTCAAGAAAGAACACATTGCTGTGAAGGAAGCTAACCTCCTGGGCATTCCTGTCGTGGCAATGGTCGATACCAACTGTGACCCTGAACTGGTTACGCACATTATCCCTGCAAATGATGACTCAATTCGCTCGATTGAACTTATCACAACCGCTGTAGCTGATGCAATTTTGAATGCCACGACAGCACAAAAAGAAGAGGACACTGAAGAAGTCGAAGCAGAAGAGAAATGATTTTGGAAAAAACCGTGATGCACTCACGGTTTTTTCGCATCGGATAACCCTATAAAACCCAATATGGCAGAAATTTCAGCAAAGCTCGTCAAGGAACTGCGCGACAGAACAGGCGCAGGAATGGCAGATTGCAAAAAAGCGCTTGAGGCAACTGAGGGCGATATGGAGGCTGCAATTAAGTGGCTGCGAGAGCGTGGAGCCGCTGCAGCTGCCAAGCGTGCTGACCGAGAAGCCAAAGAAGGCATTATTGCCGTGGCACAAACGGACGATAAGAAAGCAGCAGCAATGGTTGAAGTAAACTGCGAAACAGACTTCGTTGCGCGAAGTGAGGCATTCGTGAATTTTGCAAATGAAGTCGCAGCCTTAGCCTTGAAGTATCGCACAAAGACACGAGAAGCACTGTTGGAACTCACAATGGGCGGTGAGTTCAATACCAGCGTAGCGAAAGCGGCTGAGATTATGGTCGGTAAGGTAGGTGAGAAAGTTGAAATCAGCCGTGTAGCACTTTTGGAAGCGCAGGAGGGCATAGTTGTGGCCTACACGCACCCTGGTGCAAAGCTGGCATCGCTGGTGCATCTGTCAGGCCTAAATGGCAAAGATGACTCTATTGCGAAAGATATTGCGATGCAAGTGGCTGCAGCCGCACCAGTTGCCTTAGACCGAAAAAGTGTGCCTAAGGAAATGATTGAAAGAGAAGCAGAGATTTATCGGCAGCAGGCGCTAAACGAAAAGAAGCCAGAGGCTGTGATTGAAAGAATTGTAGCAGGTAGAATTGAGAAGATGTATCAAGACGTGGCACTGCTTGAGCAGCCGTTCATCAAGGATAGCAGCAAAACTGTAACAGAAGTGCTCAAAGAGGCGTCTGAGCGCCTACAAGCTACGCTCACCGTGCATCAATTTGTGCGGTTTCAATTAGGCGAAAAGGGATAAACAAAGTAGTCTCGCTATCAGGCGAGACTTCTTTTTTACAAATTCTGATGCAAGTATGTCAGCACTCAAATACAAACGAATTTTGCTCAAGCTCAGTGGCGAATCTCTAATGGGTGATAAGGGCTATGGTATTGATGGAGAAGTGCTAAATAAATTCGCTGCAGAGATTGCCGAAGTGCACGAGTTGGGCGTAGAAGTGGCAATTGTAATTGGCGGTGGGAATATCTTTCGCGGCGTCTCTAAGGCTGCCGAGTATATGGACCGTGTTCAGGCGGACCATATGGGTATGCTGGCAACTGTGATTAATGCGCTTGCACTGCAAGATGCATTGGAGCGGCGAGGCGTCTTTACGCGCCTACAGACCGCTATCAAAATGGAACAAATTGCTGAGCCATTTATTCGTCGCCGTGCAATTCGACACTTGGAAAAGCGACGTGTAGTAATTTTTGGTGCAGGCACAGGTAATCCTTACTTCACAACCGACACTGCGGCAGCCTTGCGTGCAATTGAAATTGAAGCTGATGTAATCATTAAAGGCACGCGCGTCAACGGCATCTACGCTGAAGATCCAGAGAAAAATCCATCTGCGCAATTCTTCCCAAAAATTACCTACCTTGATGTCTTACGCAAAAATTTGCGTGTAATGGATCTGACAGCTATTACGCTTTGCCAAGAAAACATGCTCCCCATCGTGGTGATGAATATGAACATAGAGGGTAACCTTAAACGGCTCATCATCGGAGAAGAGGTGGGGAGTCTGGTGAACTAAGCAACAAGTAGCATTACAGCGCCTACGCCTGCAAGCACAAGCCCAAAGCCAAGCACACTCAGCCAGGTCAGTTTTGCTGCCCAATGTTCCCATTCGGTCTCTGCGCGATACTTCGCACTTCCAACAAAGAACGCTGTGATGCCCGTGGCGAACAGTGCAATTGCCAGAATCTTCATATCTTGATAGACAAATGGCTGAGTGCAATTGCAACATAATGAAAGTTTGCCAAAAATTAAGACACTGGTATTGCCTAATTGTAACTAACCGACTTTGGCATACACTCAATACGCTCGCCTTGCTCCTGCTGTTTTCGTGCTTGCAGGCACAAACGCTCGAGCCGCAACTTTGGCCACGCACACCCACTGCTACACTGGATACGGCATTGCTATTTGGCGCAGTGCGTAGCACACCGGCCGTTGCATCGCAAGCCTTAGCACCGCCGAATTACACCGTCAATGCAGGTGATGGGCTGTTTATCGGCATCTATTCCCAGACTTACACATCTTATCAGCTGACCGTAACGCCAGAAGGTAAAATCATTTTACCGCGAGTTGGCGAACTGGAGGTAAAAAATCTCACTATCCCAGAGCTGAAAGCACGGCTGACGGCGATGCTAAGCAAGACATACAAGCGTGCTGAGGTAAGCGTGGCTCTCGTGTCGCTACGCAGCTTTGAGGTTGAAATTTTGGGCGAGACACTCTACCCAACTAAGGTGCGTGTAAGCGCCGCCGAACGTATCTCTGATGCCTTAGCAAAGAGCGGGGTCGTGCTGCGAACAGCATCTTTACGACAAATTACCCTGCGGCGCAGTAACCCTGATACCACGATGCAATTAGACCTTTTGCCATACTATCGGCTGCTGGAAACAAGAGACAATCACTATCTCAGAGAAGGGGATGTGATATTTCTCACACGGCGCGTGGATAGCATCAGAGTAGTGGGTGAGGTACGATATCCGGGTAGCTATGAGTTTCATCCAAGCGATTCACTGTATCGGGCAATTGCGTTTGCAGGAGGGGTGTTAGAGTCTGCCTACTTAGATTCGGTCGAGATTATCCGATACACGGACGATAGGCTTTCCCGAAAAAGTTTGTTTGTGAGCATCAAGGGCTTTCCGAGCAATGCAAATGTGCCGCTTCAGCGAGGCGATATTGTGGTCGTGCGGCGCATTCCTAAGATTTTTCCAGAGGAAACGGTAGAACTGCGTGGAGAAGTTCGCTTTCCTGGCATTTACCGCATTGAGCCGAAAAAAACACGCCTCCTTGATGTGATTCAGGCTGCGGGTGGTTTCACCAAAGAAGCATCGCTCGAGGAAGCAGCTATTGTACGTCCCTCTGCGGCTCGCACCCTAGACCCCAAAGCCTTCGTGAGCGATAACCCCGACGACGATGATGCACAGTATCTTAAAGCACGCATGCGCGAGCGTCCGGGCAAAATGTCCGTCAACTTCAAGACATTGATGCAGGAAAAAGTCGAGTCGGAAAACATTGTCTTAGAGCCGAATGATATTATTGAAGTGCCGCGCTTCCAAAATTATATCAATGTGATTGGGCGTGTGATTGAACCTGGCAATGTGGAGTATCAGCCGAACCTAACCATCAAAGATTACATTGCGCTGGCAGGTGGGTTAGGCAAGCGTGCCGATGAAGGACGCATCAGCGTCATTAAGCCAAATACAGGCGATGTGATTGAAGCAAGCAAAGTCAAGGTCTTGGAGCCAGGCGACACGATTTTAGTGCCTGAGCTGCCGCGTAAGACTTGGCTGCAGTCAGCTTGGGAGATTTTTCGGGATGGAGTAGTGGTCATCGGAAGCATTGCAACCACCACACTGGTGATTCTTACGATCATTCGAGGACAGTAATGAACGAAGAAACGGCGTTGGGTAACGGTAGGACTTGGGCAAAACCGATGCTGCTGCGCCATTACCTCGAGCTTATCTTAGAAAACGCGGGGTTTATGGCG
The genomic region above belongs to Chloroherpetonaceae bacterium and contains:
- a CDS encoding T9SS type A sorting domain-containing protein, whose amino-acid sequence is MPRMKYLFTALAILVCLSEGFGQTLPNINRPIVRVGGNISENRTFFRDTVYLIVGFTTIPANVTLTIQPGTILLSDFESKGTLITERGRDGSPAAPGAARRSGRIIANGTATDPIIFTSTRPNGQKRRGDGGGIVLNGLAPNNGPGGILVGEGNTGIHGGNTPMDTSGIFRYVRIEFGGTKITPDNEVNGWTFNSTGAGTVCEYLQAHFIADDGFEWFGGTVDGRYLVATGVDDDMFDMDNSYCGRLQFLVGVEDRALANRGYEIDNDATGSTARSTLGVLTCPTVYNVTLIGAGVARAGDDNNDGIYVRRNAQGLFWNHIVVNFGGFGFVVDGSASRGQFDRDSLFVRNSIMLNRGLLPLGTGTAKVDSLVAWGAFRAGTPAVYDTAGFYGRANAWGVRTVNPQLVGLTSAILNGTANPISGQPLDLRPQAGSPALTGGARPRNFSRFPGDNANFFDTTATFIGAFNQTTNWMSGWTVWATNATTFNLVSRVVEERALESRPTRFELSQNYPNPFNPTTNIRFSLPSSEVVTLKIYDITGREVATLINGERRAAGVYQLTYDASALASGVYLYRLQAGSFVDTKKMTLIK
- a CDS encoding carotenoid 1,2-hydratase, with the protein product MQLSASLRHDVWHDLTDSGSYEWWYFDALDESQTYSFVAIWFSGFPFSPYYLRRYVQSQRSQQALCANPLEHVAFSFNLYKHGREVINFIKEGGAELFSASRNEPFARFERNVFYFDAESQTFHLNLNFEMPLRRKKVRAQLCFHIRPIEGLQQLSRFSSTSPTHAWVLASPSNDVTGELQVYDGKTWEIISFKGRGYHDHNYGRTPMNTDIEHWYWGRAHSHDFDLVYYLTTYRDRAHKPFSFLLLTQNERVLAIEDDLVATEHEHARRFFSPRYGRRFSLTNERLSFDIEHLQALDAGPFYLRFNSKFTLWREDGHAIELCGISESLHPQNLNSGLVRHLIKSKIWRAGRLSVMYTLYNFFAQLFEVGTKKILPVVPETATDE
- a CDS encoding Rieske (2Fe-2S) protein codes for the protein MAQIVRGEYDRSKRLAVISETDQERREAVEQAQKAVQEGAATMGTGRRDVLNIIVGALATAFILPVLYVIGRFVVPPERKKKEETSVVVAKTSDVPPNTGKIVLFNNQKLLLMNVGGEYKAISAICTHLQCIVQWKQDEQVVWCACHNAKYTSDGEKISGPQPAGLAKYVVKVKDDNIVVEKA
- a CDS encoding cytochrome bc complex cytochrome b subunit yields the protein MAELVSTKNPTTQTAAAGSGAATANGASKGSGLQEWLNVRIGSMTYAIDYLSKKAVPIHRHSIWYYFGGLTLFFFVIQIITGLLLLLYYKPTEKEAFDSFVYIQKEVAFGWLIRQVHSWSANLMTLMMFIHMFSAYFMKAYRKPRELMWLTGFVLCLLTLGLGFTGYLLPWNELAFFATQVGISIPGTIGSMPLIGQYIGPFVTEITAKVLGADIVMIDGKPIPQVTGDTLTRMFGFHVVLLPGITLLVLSAHLLLVQTLGNSVPIGYRERGLVKGEEPFFPNFLMKDFIGWMIGFAVLIFLAVMFPWEIGVKLDPVNSAPSPEIKPEWYFWAQFQFLKQVPGWVAAIFLGAAVVVWALVPFLDKKASREEKSPAFTIFGILTLAFFLFESFLVYYNYSLTHKHGPWF
- the fbp gene encoding class 1 fructose-bisphosphatase — its product is MAELITIERHILEQQRNFPGASGELTQLLYDITFAAKLVRREVIRAGLVDILGSAGSTNIQGEEVKKLDKFAHEKFIQGIGHHGRFAVMASEESDDIIIPPVESSGKYVLLFDPLDGSSNIDANVSVGTIFSIYKRKSPVGTPATVQDCLQRGLEQVAAGYVIYGSSVMLVYTTGQGVHGFTLDPTIGEFLLSHPNITIPKRGKIYSINEGYYRYFFDGIKKYIKYLQQEDKATNRPYSGRYIGSLVADFHRNLLYGGIFIYPRTKKAPEGKLRLLYEANPLAFVCEQAGGRATDGYRRILEIVPEKLHQRTPLFIGSEEDVKIAEEFEQGLREVEHDRELIPSMLAEVSRAESTLLR
- the rplM gene encoding 50S ribosomal protein L13, producing the protein MKLDTQSFRTYSAKPLEVPRKWYLVNAEGKTLGRLVSRIAAILRGKHKPQFTPHIDTGDFVVVINAEKVKLTGSKPQKKLYYHNTLYPGGARWEKFADILQRKPERIIEDAVWGMLPKNNLGRKIYKKLKVYAGPNHPHAAQKPEPLEIS
- the rpsI gene encoding 30S ribosomal protein S9 translates to MPEIIATVGRRKTAVARAFVKAGSGKILINDRPIENYFPVEEQRNDALKPLSVTDNLGKFDIKVNVKGGGVSGQVGAVRLAIARALVEYDENLRPTLRKDGLLTRDPRMVERKKYGRRKARRRFQFSKR
- the rpsB gene encoding 30S ribosomal protein S2, with product MPRLQIEDLLKAGAHFGHLTRRWNPKMKPYIFMEKNGIHIIDLKKTVQMAEDALNAVEAIASTGKDILFVGTKKQAKAIIAEQAERCGMPYVSERWLGGMLTNFSTIRQSIRRLNAIERMENDGTFDIITKKERLMLTREKEKLLKVLGGITEMTRLPAALYVVDVKKEHIAVKEANLLGIPVVAMVDTNCDPELVTHIIPANDDSIRSIELITTAVADAILNATTAQKEEDTEEVEAEEK
- the tsf gene encoding translation elongation factor Ts; translated protein: MAEISAKLVKELRDRTGAGMADCKKALEATEGDMEAAIKWLRERGAAAAAKRADREAKEGIIAVAQTDDKKAAAMVEVNCETDFVARSEAFVNFANEVAALALKYRTKTREALLELTMGGEFNTSVAKAAEIMVGKVGEKVEISRVALLEAQEGIVVAYTHPGAKLASLVHLSGLNGKDDSIAKDIAMQVAAAAPVALDRKSVPKEMIEREAEIYRQQALNEKKPEAVIERIVAGRIEKMYQDVALLEQPFIKDSSKTVTEVLKEASERLQATLTVHQFVRFQLGEKG
- the pyrH gene encoding UMP kinase, coding for MSALKYKRILLKLSGESLMGDKGYGIDGEVLNKFAAEIAEVHELGVEVAIVIGGGNIFRGVSKAAEYMDRVQADHMGMLATVINALALQDALERRGVFTRLQTAIKMEQIAEPFIRRRAIRHLEKRRVVIFGAGTGNPYFTTDTAAALRAIEIEADVIIKGTRVNGIYAEDPEKNPSAQFFPKITYLDVLRKNLRVMDLTAITLCQENMLPIVVMNMNIEGNLKRLIIGEEVGSLVN